A stretch of the Sphingomonas sp. CL5.1 genome encodes the following:
- a CDS encoding DUF924 family protein, which produces MSEAEVHEKAAEVLRFWFGLSPDRHFAKDAALDREIAERFGALRDAVLAAGAAGWREAPDTLLAAVILLDQFSRNIHRDSPRAYEADPLALALTLSAIERGWDEGYAPEERAFLYLPLMHAESEAMQALSVEKYTALGLPENLRFARDHAAVIACFGRYPSRNAALGRESTQEEEEYLSQPGAGW; this is translated from the coding sequence ATGAGCGAAGCCGAAGTCCACGAAAAGGCCGCCGAGGTGCTGCGCTTCTGGTTCGGGTTGTCGCCCGACAGGCATTTCGCAAAAGACGCCGCGCTGGATCGCGAGATTGCGGAGAGGTTCGGCGCATTGCGCGACGCGGTGCTCGCCGCCGGTGCTGCCGGTTGGCGGGAGGCGCCGGATACGTTGCTCGCGGCGGTCATCCTGCTCGATCAATTCTCCCGCAATATCCACCGCGATTCGCCGCGTGCCTATGAAGCCGATCCGCTCGCCCTGGCACTGACGCTGTCCGCGATCGAGCGCGGCTGGGACGAAGGCTATGCGCCGGAGGAGCGGGCGTTCCTGTATCTGCCGCTGATGCACGCGGAGAGCGAGGCGATGCAGGCGCTGAGCGTAGAGAAATACACCGCGCTGGGGCTACCGGAGAACCTGCGCTTCGCTCGCGACCATGCCGCCGTGATCGCGTGCTTCGGCCGCTATCCCAGCCGCAATGCCGCGCTCGGCCGGGAATCGACGCAAGAGGAAGAAGAATATCTCAGCCAGCCAGGCGCTGGCTGGTGA
- a CDS encoding bifunctional diguanylate cyclase/phosphodiesterase: MLATVLIIRRRPDLHGEPLSPRLNRAIPRDPATGLSNRQGFIEAGTQILTRSGDRVVAVIAIDVGPEAPVGAIGDVAPAITAMLPGETLAGIVGPTQLACVLTVESHSPNAPDQLVGRLTSFLAHQESAAARGASIGLARSDRESGSIEPLLEAADIAAMVARMRGERSLWFEDEMAVQRRARDTIAHSLPEAIGSGAIAPYFEPVVDLQSGELLGFEVLARWEHPVHGTIAPAHFIDIARERGLISDLTLSVMRQALCAAKDWDARLVLSVNCAVPEMRDPWLAQKVIRLLTELGYPPSRLEIELTEGALMDPHGIAPSIIESLKAQGVRVALDDFGTGVSSLTHLRALPFDRIKIDHSIVTAMTDDPARASIADAILRLGESLNLPIVAEGVESMRIAERLRAMGCTIGQGYLFGQPMSLMQTRRMLAEQRLIPTTVTSQRLAG; the protein is encoded by the coding sequence GTGCTGGCCACCGTCCTCATCATCCGGCGCCGTCCGGATCTGCACGGCGAGCCGCTGTCGCCGCGTCTCAATCGGGCGATCCCGCGCGATCCCGCGACGGGCCTTTCGAATCGACAGGGCTTCATCGAGGCTGGAACGCAGATCCTCACGCGCTCCGGGGATCGCGTCGTCGCCGTCATCGCCATCGATGTCGGGCCGGAAGCGCCGGTGGGCGCGATCGGCGACGTTGCCCCGGCGATCACCGCGATGCTTCCGGGGGAGACGCTGGCCGGCATCGTCGGCCCGACACAGCTCGCCTGCGTGCTGACCGTCGAATCCCATTCGCCCAATGCCCCGGATCAACTCGTCGGACGGCTCACTTCGTTCCTCGCCCACCAGGAAAGCGCGGCGGCGCGCGGGGCCTCGATCGGCCTCGCGCGGTCGGATCGCGAAAGCGGCTCGATCGAGCCGCTTCTTGAGGCCGCCGATATCGCCGCGATGGTCGCCCGCATGCGCGGCGAGCGCAGCCTGTGGTTCGAGGACGAAATGGCCGTCCAGCGCCGCGCGCGCGACACCATCGCGCACAGCCTGCCCGAAGCGATCGGAAGCGGCGCGATCGCTCCCTATTTCGAGCCGGTGGTTGATCTCCAGAGTGGCGAACTGCTCGGCTTCGAGGTGCTCGCGCGGTGGGAACATCCGGTCCACGGCACGATCGCACCGGCGCATTTCATCGACATCGCGCGTGAGCGTGGCCTGATCTCGGACCTGACGCTCTCGGTGATGCGGCAGGCGCTATGCGCCGCGAAGGACTGGGACGCGCGGCTGGTGCTGTCGGTCAATTGCGCGGTGCCGGAAATGCGCGATCCGTGGCTCGCGCAGAAAGTGATCCGCCTGCTCACCGAGCTTGGCTATCCGCCATCCCGGCTGGAGATCGAACTGACCGAGGGTGCGTTGATGGATCCGCACGGCATCGCCCCTTCGATCATCGAGAGCCTGAAGGCGCAGGGCGTGCGCGTCGCGCTGGACGATTTCGGCACCGGCGTGTCGAGCCTCACCCATTTGCGCGCGCTGCCGTTCGACCGCATCAAGATCGACCATTCGATCGTCACCGCGATGACCGACGATCCGGCGCGCGCCTCGATCGCCGACGCGATCCTGCGTCTCGGCGAGAGCCTCAACCTGCCGATCGTGGCGGAGGGCGTGGAAAGCATGCGGATCGCCGAGCGCTTGCGCGCGATGGGCTGCACGATCGGCCAGGGCTATCTGTTCGGCCAGCCGATGAGCCTGATGCAGACGCGGCGGATGCTCGCCGAGCAGCGCCTCATCCCCACAACGGTCACCAGCCAGCGCCTGGCTGGCTGA
- the ffh gene encoding signal recognition particle protein, with product MFDSLSDRLGGVFDRLRGRGALTEADVRQAMREVRIALIEADVALPVARQFVEDATEKAVGQNVLRSVTPGQQVVKIVHDALVDMLGGKEPQDAELDLNAAPPAVIMMVGLQGSGKTTTTAKIARRLAGRERKKVLMASLDVNRPAAQEQLATLGTQVEVQTLSIVAGQQPVDIARRALQAAKLQGFDVLMLDTAGRLHVDQALMDEMKAVAEIARPQEILLVVDSLTGQDAINVAQSFSAQVPLTGVVLTRMDGDARGGAALSMRAVTGKPIKFAGTGEKMDAIEAFHPERVAGRILGMGDVVSLVERAAEAIQQEDAERMAARLAKGQFDMDDLRGQLAQMRRMGGLGALAGMIPGMKKAQAAMASGAVDERILLRMDAMITSMTRKERAKPELINAKRKIRIAKGSGTTVQDVNKLLKMHQEMSTAMKRIRKMGGIKGMMAMLGKGGLGGLGNALGGPELGDVLGKAGGGLPGLPGGTGGLPPGFPKFKK from the coding sequence ATGTTCGACAGCCTGAGTGATCGTCTTGGCGGAGTGTTCGACCGGCTGCGCGGCCGTGGCGCGCTGACCGAGGCGGACGTGCGCCAGGCGATGCGCGAGGTCCGCATCGCGCTGATCGAGGCGGACGTGGCGCTGCCGGTGGCGCGGCAGTTTGTCGAAGACGCGACCGAAAAAGCGGTCGGGCAGAACGTGTTGCGCTCCGTCACGCCGGGGCAGCAGGTCGTCAAGATCGTCCATGACGCGCTGGTCGACATGCTCGGCGGCAAGGAGCCGCAGGACGCGGAGCTTGATCTGAACGCCGCGCCGCCGGCCGTCATCATGATGGTCGGCCTGCAAGGCTCGGGCAAGACGACCACCACCGCCAAGATCGCCAGGCGCCTCGCGGGCAGGGAGCGCAAGAAGGTGCTGATGGCGTCGCTCGACGTCAATCGCCCGGCCGCGCAGGAGCAGCTCGCCACGCTCGGCACGCAGGTCGAGGTGCAGACGCTGTCGATCGTCGCCGGCCAGCAGCCGGTCGATATCGCGCGGCGCGCGTTGCAGGCGGCGAAGCTGCAAGGCTTCGATGTGCTGATGCTCGATACGGCGGGCCGCCTCCATGTCGATCAGGCGCTGATGGACGAGATGAAGGCCGTGGCGGAGATCGCGCGACCGCAGGAAATCCTGCTCGTCGTCGATTCGCTGACGGGCCAGGATGCGATCAACGTCGCGCAGAGCTTCTCGGCGCAGGTGCCGCTGACCGGCGTGGTGCTGACCCGCATGGACGGCGATGCGCGCGGCGGCGCGGCGCTGTCCATGCGCGCCGTCACCGGCAAGCCGATCAAGTTCGCCGGCACCGGCGAGAAGATGGACGCGATCGAGGCGTTCCATCCCGAGCGGGTCGCCGGCCGCATCCTCGGCATGGGCGACGTCGTGTCGCTGGTCGAGCGCGCGGCGGAGGCGATCCAGCAGGAGGACGCCGAGCGCATGGCCGCGCGGCTCGCCAAGGGCCAGTTCGACATGGACGACCTGCGCGGCCAGCTCGCGCAGATGCGGCGGATGGGCGGGCTGGGCGCGCTCGCCGGCATGATCCCCGGCATGAAGAAGGCGCAGGCTGCGATGGCCTCCGGCGCAGTGGACGAGCGCATCCTGCTCCGCATGGACGCGATGATCACCTCGATGACGCGCAAGGAGCGCGCCAAGCCCGAGCTTATCAACGCCAAGCGCAAGATCCGTATCGCCAAGGGTAGCGGGACGACCGTGCAGGACGTCAACAAGCTGCTCAAGATGCACCAGGAAATGTCCACCGCGATGAAGCGCATCAGGAAGATGGGCGGCATCAAGGGGATGATGGCGATGCTCGGCAAGGGCGGCCTCGGCGGGCTGGGCAATGCGCTCGGCGGGCCGGAGCTTGGCGACGTGCTGGGCAAGGCGGGCGGCGGCTTGCCGGGGCTGCCCGGTGGCACGGGCGGGCTTCCGCCAGGGTTTCCGAAATTCAAGAAATAA
- the rpsP gene encoding 30S ribosomal protein S16: MALSIRLSRGGSKKRPYYRIVVADARSPRDGKFIEKIGNYNPLLKKDDEKRIVLDADRAKHWLGVGAQPTDRVARFLDAAGVRERAARSNPKKGEPGDKAKERAEERAEKLKAAEEAQNEAQEVVAAEVEAATEEPTPEGEQVAEATSEQ; this comes from the coding sequence ATGGCTCTCAGCATTCGCTTGTCGCGTGGCGGCTCCAAGAAGCGTCCTTACTACCGCATCGTCGTGGCCGATGCCCGTTCGCCGCGTGACGGCAAGTTCATCGAGAAGATCGGCAACTACAACCCGCTGCTCAAGAAGGACGACGAGAAGCGCATCGTGCTCGATGCCGATCGCGCGAAGCATTGGCTGGGCGTGGGCGCGCAGCCGACCGATCGCGTCGCCCGCTTCCTCGACGCCGCCGGCGTGCGTGAGCGCGCGGCCCGCAGCAATCCGAAGAAGGGCGAGCCGGGCGACAAGGCCAAGGAGCGCGCCGAGGAGCGTGCCGAGAAGCTGAAGGCCGCCGAGGAAGCGCAGAACGAGGCGCAGGAAGTCGTCGCGGCCGAGGTCGAGGCGGCCACCGAGGAGCCGACGCCGGAGGGCGAGCAGGTCGCCGAAGCGACCTCCGAGCAGTAA